GCACCGGCACGGGCGCGACGCTGCCCCACGCCAGGCGCACGAGATCGGGCGCGCTCGCACGCCCGGCGTGCAGCAGCCCGGCGAAGACCACCTTGGAGATGCTCTGCGCCGCGCGCGTTCCGACCTTGCGGAAGAACGCCGGGGCCCCGCGCGGAGCGGGCGGCAACTCGAACGAAACGATCAGCTCGTCGGGCTCGAGCGCCAGCCGCCGGTAGCCGGTGTGGAGCGAGGCGAAGGCGATCTCCCGCTCGCCGCGCACCGAGGCGACGCGCACGAGGGCGTCGTGGGCGAGCAGCACCGGCAGCGAGTCGCCGGCCGGGGAGGCGTTCGCGACGTTGCCGCCGACGGTGGCGCGATTCTGGATCTGCGCCGCGCCGATCACACGGGCCGCCGCGGCCAGCGACGGCCAGCCCGCCGCGACTTTCGCGTGCGCGCCGAGCTCGCGAAACGTCGTGAGAGCGCCCATGCGCAG
Above is a window of Candidatus Eisenbacteria bacterium DNA encoding:
- a CDS encoding FAD binding domain-containing protein translates to MKAALSRLSLERPATLAHALRLLADSCRSERLTPIAGGTDLYVYLNAGSLTATRFFDLSGIPALRGLRVTPGGVLRMGALTTFRELGAHAKVAAGWPSLAAAARVIGAAQIQNRATVGGNVANASPAGDSLPVLLAHDALVRVASVRGEREIAFASLHTGYRRLALEPDELIVSFELPPAPRGAPAFFRKVGTRAAQSISKVVFAGLLHAGRASAPDLVRLAWGSVAPVPVRAAGAEAALLASPPSRAAAAAALAALDRDIAPIDDIRSDREYRSAVARNLLAQFLRTAHPGYSRG